GTACTTATCCTTTTGAAGAACGAGCCACTATTCTACGCGCCATTCGTTATGTGGACGAGGTTATCCCTGAGATAACATGGGAACAGAAAATTCCAGACGTGCAAAACCATAATATCGACGTATTCGTTATGGGGGACGACTGGAAGGGCAAATTTGATTTTTTAAAAGACTATTGCGAAGTAGTCTATTTACCCCGTACTCCCGATATTTCTACGACCCAAATCAAACAAATTTTATCTGAAAATAAAGCAGGCATATAATAATGCATGTCCTGACCAAAAGGATTGCTTCCCTGTTACCCTCTGTTTTCATTAGGCGTATAAGCAAAATACATCGTGAACTAGCAGCAGAAAAAAAGCATATTAGACTTACTTGGTATCTCAGAGTTAACAAAATAATCAATGCATTAGAATCTGCAAATCATCCTGCTGTGCAACGTTATGCGGCAGACTTAGTATTGAACGGATGCGCAACAGGCTTTTTTTATAAAGCACAGAGCCTTTCTTTGCAAAACAAGACCAATGCCGCGTTCGAAGCCCTAGATCAACTATTAAAAAATATCCCATTTCATCCGGATGGAA
The window above is part of the Neisseria bacilliformis genome. Proteins encoded here:
- the tagD gene encoding glycerol-3-phosphate cytidylyltransferase; translated protein: MKKILTYGTFDLLHHGHINLLQRARALGDHLTVAVSTDEFNLLKNKICTYPFEERATILRAIRYVDEVIPEITWEQKIPDVQNHNIDVFVMGDDWKGKFDFLKDYCEVVYLPRTPDISTTQIKQILSENKAGI